The following proteins are co-located in the Sporosarcina pasteurii genome:
- a CDS encoding flagellar hook-associated protein 2 — translation MRISGLATGMDTESIIRDMMTAHRLPLDKITQRKQYLEWQLDDYRSINRDLKSMSDNLFDTVMRQGTYLAKQVNISNENAVNIRSLSATSEFAGTLSIEKLATAATLHSAEGITLEGEHTVNSTLQELGIVGSEITIQAPGAETVTLTFDPAKDTLTTVLSRINKEANVTAFYDSFTGKIAMTSKNSGTGEIGVSGDLGTALKLTNGTKTEGQNAQFTFNGLETERTSNTFQINGFEITLKEVSEAPITFSSSPDTDKVLESVVKFVDDYNKLIEELNAKIKEPRYRDFQPLSDEQKAEMKEKEIELWEEKAMSGTLRNDSTIQSLLQRMRTALNGAVGTTDPKLRLSDIGITPSKNYLDNGKLVIDEDKLRQVISENPNKVYEVLGKSGENEEDRGLVGRLRTAIDDTRKVITARAGNAGAVNDTFTLGRTLKQMDSQIERFQTRMQQVEDRYWKQFTRMEMAIQRANAQSAQLMSAFGGMM, via the coding sequence TTGAGAATTAGCGGATTAGCAACAGGAATGGATACAGAATCAATTATTCGAGATATGATGACGGCACACCGATTACCACTCGATAAAATTACACAACGAAAACAATATTTAGAATGGCAATTAGACGATTATCGTAGTATCAATCGGGATTTAAAATCTATGAGTGATAACTTATTTGATACGGTGATGAGACAAGGCACGTATTTAGCGAAGCAAGTAAATATTTCTAATGAAAACGCGGTAAACATTCGCAGTTTGAGCGCAACTTCGGAGTTTGCTGGAACGCTATCTATCGAGAAACTGGCAACTGCAGCAACATTACATAGTGCTGAAGGAATTACATTAGAAGGAGAGCATACAGTAAACTCTACATTACAGGAACTAGGAATAGTTGGATCTGAAATCACAATCCAAGCTCCTGGCGCTGAGACAGTAACACTCACTTTCGATCCAGCAAAGGATACATTGACAACAGTGTTAAGTCGTATTAATAAAGAAGCCAATGTGACTGCTTTTTATGACTCTTTTACGGGAAAGATTGCGATGACTTCAAAAAACAGCGGTACTGGTGAGATTGGAGTATCAGGTGATCTTGGGACTGCATTAAAGTTAACGAATGGAACAAAAACTGAAGGTCAAAATGCACAGTTTACATTCAATGGTCTTGAAACAGAACGTACTTCAAATACATTCCAAATTAATGGATTCGAAATTACATTAAAAGAAGTAAGCGAAGCACCGATTACGTTCAGTTCATCACCGGACACTGATAAAGTTTTAGAGTCAGTCGTTAAATTCGTTGACGATTACAATAAATTAATTGAAGAATTAAACGCAAAAATAAAAGAGCCAAGATATCGTGATTTCCAGCCGCTTTCAGACGAACAAAAAGCAGAAATGAAGGAAAAGGAAATCGAATTGTGGGAAGAAAAAGCGATGAGTGGAACGCTTCGTAATGATTCTACGATACAAAGCTTGCTACAAAGAATGCGTACGGCTTTAAATGGTGCAGTTGGTACGACGGATCCTAAGCTCCGATTAAGTGATATTGGGATTACACCTTCTAAAAACTATTTAGACAACGGTAAACTTGTCATTGATGAAGATAAATTGCGTCAAGTCATTTCAGAGAACCCAAATAAAGTATACGAAGTGTTAGGGAAATCTGGTGAGAACGAGGAAGATAGAGGTCTTGTTGGCCGTCTTCGTACAGCTATCGATGACACGAGAAAAGTCATTACGGCTCGAGCAGGGAATGCCGGCGCCGTCAATGATACATTTACGCTTGGTCGAACATTAAAACAAATGGACAGCCAAATTGAACGCTTCCAAACAAGAATGCAACAAGTTGAAGACCGTTATTGGAAACAGTTCACTCGAATGGAAATGGCAATCCAACGTGCCAACGCACAATCCGCCCAACTGATGAGTGCATTTGGTGGAATGATGTAA
- the fliS gene encoding flagellar export chaperone FliS yields the protein MAIHNPYAAYQNNSVNTSTPGELTLMLYNGCLKFIEQAKRALENGNIEEKNTAIQKAQAIISELMVTLDTSVPVAENMMILYEFANSRLVDGNITNDAALFDEAAGIIREFRDTWKEVIQINRQKQYANVDEI from the coding sequence ATGGCTATTCACAACCCATATGCAGCATATCAGAATAACTCGGTAAACACTTCAACGCCTGGAGAATTGACGTTAATGCTTTATAATGGCTGTTTGAAATTTATTGAACAAGCAAAACGAGCCCTGGAAAATGGGAATATTGAAGAGAAAAATACGGCAATTCAGAAGGCACAAGCCATTATTTCAGAATTAATGGTGACGTTAGATACATCCGTGCCAGTCGCTGAAAATATGATGATTCTTTATGAATTTGCAAATAGCAGACTGGTTGACGGAAATATTACAAATGATGCGGCTTTATTCGACGAGGCGGCAGGGATTATTAGAGAATTCCGTGATACTTGGAAGGAAGTTATCCAAATTAATCGTCAAAAACAGTATGCGAACGTAGATGAAATATGA
- a CDS encoding flagellar protein FliT: MIRQALVNWHRATESLLSISGNVSDEKRDEAIKKIEKLLDVRDQLQPEIKAPFTKEEEALGKELTQLEVTLQAQLAIFIKGIRQDISVAQSKKTNMKNYVNPYGNMARDGAYYDTKQ; encoded by the coding sequence ATGATTAGACAAGCACTTGTTAATTGGCATAGAGCGACAGAAAGTCTTTTAAGTATTTCAGGAAATGTGAGTGACGAGAAGCGTGATGAAGCCATCAAAAAAATTGAGAAGCTTTTAGACGTTCGTGACCAGCTTCAGCCTGAAATAAAAGCTCCCTTTACTAAAGAGGAAGAAGCGCTAGGCAAGGAACTAACTCAGTTAGAAGTTACCTTACAAGCGCAATTAGCCATTTTTATAAAAGGAATTCGCCAAGATATTTCAGTTGCCCAATCGAAGAAGACAAATATGAAAAATTACGTGAATCCCTATGGAAATATGGCCCGTGACGGCGCTT
- the flaG gene encoding flagellar protein FlaG, with translation MLVNRIEGTQSAIQIENLMKEQSEKIDINDSKTNNVGLSITNAKTMTESINQFLTSTDSHLKFELHEELNEYYVKIVNTKTDEVIREIPSKKLMDVHAALKEFVGLLVDQKI, from the coding sequence ATGTTGGTGAATCGAATAGAAGGTACTCAGTCTGCAATACAAATTGAAAACCTAATGAAAGAACAATCCGAAAAAATAGACATAAATGATAGTAAAACGAACAATGTAGGATTATCTATAACGAATGCAAAAACAATGACCGAAAGTATAAATCAGTTCTTAACAAGTACAGATTCTCATTTGAAGTTTGAGCTTCATGAGGAATTAAACGAGTACTACGTAAAAATTGTAAATACGAAAACAGACGAAGTGATCCGTGAAATTCCATCAAAAAAACTAATGGATGTGCATGCGGCGTTGAAAGAGTTTGTTGGATTATTAGTAGACCAAAAAATTTAA